GCGGCGGCGATCTGCGGCCGTCGGCCCGCCCAGGCCCGCAGCACCGGATTGTCCGGATCGGCGACCAGCCAGTCGAGGTCCCCGTCGTCGCAGCGGGCCACGACCAGCCCGTCCAGGCCCTCGGCCAGCTCGGGGTCGCGCAGCCCGACCAGCGCGTCCACCGCCTCGAACCACTGCTCGCCGTCCTCGGCGCACTCGCGCAGCGGCCCGGCCGCCTCCCGCCGGCTCAGCCGGACCAGATCCGCCAGCACGTCCACCGCCAGCCGTCCGTGCCACTCGTCGCCGCCGGCCGGCTCCCGCAGGTGCTCGGCGATCGGCCCGACCGGCAGCTCGAGGTCGACCACCAGCCGCGCGTAGTACAGGGCGCGCGACTCCACCTGCCGGTCCCAGCGGGGATCCCGCCGGATGCAGTCGAAGACCAGCTCCGCGACGCCGGTGGTCGCGGCCGCCCGCCGCGCGGCCCTGCCCAGGCCCCGCTGCAGTTGTCCGTGCAGCGTGCCCGCCGATTCGATGACGACCTCGTTCACTGCGCCAATATGCGCAGACGACCCCAGACCGGGCAAGTGCTTTCCCTCGTCGGACACGGTGCGCCGCCGATCAGATGCGCCGCTGGGCGATCCAGGAGCCGTGCAGGTCCGCGTACACCCCCGGGCGCGCGACCAGCTCGGCGTGCCGACCGCGCTGGACGATCCGGCCGCGGTCGAACACGATCACCTCGTCGGCGGCCTCCGCCGTGGACAGCCGGTGCGCGATCGCGATCGCCGTGCGGCCCCGGGTGACCCCGTCCAGGGCCCGCTGGATGCGGACCTCGGTGGCCGGGTCCACCGCCGAGGTGGCCTCGTCCAGCACCAGCAGGTCCGGGTCGGCCAGGTAGGCGCGGGCCAGCGCCACGAGCTGCCGCTCGCCCGCCGACATCGACTCGCCGCGCTGCCCGACCGGGGTGTCCAGGCCCCGCGCCAGCCCGTCCAGCCAGTCGGCCAGCCCCAGCTCCGTCAACGCCAGCACGACCTCCTCGTCGGTGGCCTCCGGGCGGCCGTAGCGGATGTTCTCGCCCAGCGACGCGTCGAACAGGAACCCGTCCTGCGGCACCATCACGATCCGCTCGCGCAGCGAGGAGAACCGCACCTCGTCCAGCGGCACCCCGTCCACCAGCACCCGGCCCTCCGCCGGGTCCATCAGCCGGGTCAGCAGCTTGGCGAACGTGGTCTTGCCCGATCCGGTCTCGCCCACGACGGCGATCCGCGAACGGGGCGCGATGTCCACCGTCACCTCGTGCAGCACGGGCGGGCCGCCGGGGTAGGAGAACCCGACGTTCTCGAACCGCACCTCGATCGGCCCCCGCGGCAGCTCCCGGCCGGCGCTTCCGGGGTCCGCGACGTCCGGCTCGGTGTCCAGCACGCCCAGCACCCGACGCCAGCCCGCGATGGCGTTCTGCGCCTCGTTGAGCACCTCGGTGGCCACCTGCATCGGCCCCACGAACAGCGTGACCAGGAACAGGAACGCCACCAGCTCGCCCGCGCTCAGGTGCCCGCCGATCCCCAGCAGGGTGCCGGCGATCACCACGGAGGCCGTCGCCAGCGCCGCCACCAGCTCGCTCGACGGGAACGTCAGCGCCACCAGCCCCTGCGCCCGCGTCTGCGCCTTGCGGTAGCCCTCGACCGCCTCGTCGATGCGTCGCCCGGTCCGCTCCTCCGACGCGTACGCCCGGATCACCGAGGCGCCCACCACGGACTCGCTGACCGCCGCGAGCATGTCGGCGACCCGCTCCCGCACCCGCGTGTAGGCGCCCGACAACAGCCGCTGGAACCGCTTCAGCGCCAACGCCAGCGGGATGAACGACACCCACACCAACAGCGCCAGCGGCCACGAGTAGACCGCCATCAGCACGCTGGCCACCACCAACTGCCCCAGCGACACCAGGATCATCAGCCCGCCCCACTGCATGAACTGGCTGATCTGGTCCACGTCACCGGTCACCCGCGACACCAGCGACCCCCGCCGCTCGCTGCTCTGGGTCAGCATCGACAGGTCGTGGACGTGCCGGAACGCCTTGACCCGCAGCGTCGCCAGGCCACCCTCGGTGCTGCGATAGAGCCGCACGTTCATGAGGTACGCCGACAGCGCCGTCACCAGCACCACGGCCGCCGCCAGCAGCACCGTCGTGCGGATGAACGCCACGTCCGGGTCGCCGGACGTCCGGAGCCCCTTGTCGATCGTCTGCTGGACGGCGATGGGGACCACCACCCGGCCCACCGTCGCCACCAGCGCCAGCGCCAGCGTGGCGGGCAGCCCCACCCGGAACTCCGGGCTCAGCCGCAGCCCGCGCCGCAGAGTGCTGATCGCCCCCTCGCCGGCGGCCGTCTCGTCCAGACCCGTGGTCGCGACGCTCATGCGGACACCTCCTCACCCTCGACGGCCTCGCGTTCGGCCTCGGCGCGCTCGTAGGCGTTGACGAGGTTGCGATAGCCCTCGGATCGGTCCAGCAGGTCGGCGTGCGGCCCGCGATCCAGCACCCGGCCGTGCTCGATGTAGACGACCTCGTCGGCCACGGCGATCGTCGCCTTGCGGTACGCCACCACCACCACAGTGGAGCCGGCCCCGCCGTCCTGGGCCACCCGCAGGCCCTCCAGGATGCGGGCCTCCACCTGGGGGTCGACGCTGGACGTGGCGTCGTCCAGGACCAGCAGGCGGGGGCGGCGCACGACCGCGCGGGCCAGGGCCAGCCGCTGCCGCTGACCGCCGGACAGGGTCGCGCCGCGCTCGCCCACCCGGGTGTCGAGCCCGTCGGACAGGGCCGCCACGAACCCGTCCGCCTGCGCCAGCCGCAGCGCCTGCCACACCCGCTCGTCGGGGATGTCGGCGCCCAGCGTCACGTTGCCGCGAACGGTGTCGTCGAACAGGAACGTCTGCTGCGGCACCAGCGCCGCCGTCGCCGCCACCGAGCCGCGCCGGGCGTCACGGGCGTCGACCCCGTCCAGCAGGACCCGCCCCTCGGCGGGGTCGACCAGCCGCACCAGCAGGTTGGTCAGCGTCGACTTGCCCGACCCCGTCGGCCCCACGACCGCGACCGTCCGGCCGGGCTCGGCGGCGAACGACACGTCGTGCAGCACGCGGGCGGCCTCCCCGTCGGCGTCCTCGTACGCGAACCGCACCTCGCGGACCTGCAGCCCGGCGGGCCCGTCGCCGTCCAGGGCGTGCTCGCCGAACGGCAGGGAGCCCTCGGCGTCCAACACCGCGCGCACCCGGTTCCACCCGACGACGCTGCGCGGAACCTCCGCCAGCACCCAGCCCAGCGCCCGGATCGGCCAGGCGAGCAGCGTGAACAGGAACGCCACGTTGACGAGGTCGCCGGCGTTCAGGGCGCCGGCCTCCAGCCGGATCGAGCCGACCAGCAGCACCGCCAGCACGCCGAGGTTCGGCAGCGCCTCCAACAGCGGGTCGAACAGGCCCCGCACCCGCCCGACCGCCACGTTGGCGTCCCGCAGGTCGTGGGCGCGGGCGGCGAACCGGTCGGTCTCGGCCTGCTCACGGCCCAGGGTCTTGATGACCAGGCCGCCCTCGAAGCTCTCGTGCGCCACCTCGCTGACCTCGGCCCGCAACTGCTGGGCCCGGGCCGCCAGCGGCGACAGCCGGCGCTGGTACACGACGTTGATCAGCGCGATGGCGGGGAAGACCAGGAAGCCCACCACCGCCACCGTCACGTCCACCAGCACGATCGAGACGGCCGCCACGATCAGCATGAACACCACGCCCACCGCCATCGGCAGCGGCGCGATCGGCGCCCAGGACGCCTCCACGTCGGCGTTGGCGTTCGACAGCAGTTGGCCGGTCGGGTGCCGGTGGTGCCAGGCCAGCGGCAGTCGCAGGTACTGCCGGGTCACCTCCCGCCGGTACCGCGCCTGCATCCGGTACTGCATCAGCCCGGCGTAGAACCGGCGTCCGGCGACCCCCAGCGCCTTGAGCACCGCGACCCCGATGATCGCCAACGCGGCGCCGGTCAGCGCGCCCGCGGTCGTCTCGCCCTCCCGGAAGGCGGGCAGCATCACGTCCTCGGTCACCCGGCCCAGCACCCACGCGCTGCCCACGGTCATCGCCGCGTACAGGGCGCTCGCCAGCACCGAGAGGGTGAAGACGGCGGGCTCCGCCTTGATCGCGACCCATAGGACCCGCATCCCGGCGCGCAGGATGTGCGGTTCGACCCTCGGTGGCCCTGCTGGCACTGCGTCCTCCTCTCGGGTGGCCGGACCCGCGATGGGCCCGAGTGGGCCGAATCGCGGGGGTACGCCGGGTTCGGCCCGCTCATGCCTACCATCCCGAGGTGTCCCCTTATTCCCGCGCGACGCTCCCCGGCCGGGACCCCACGGCCGGGAGCGGCCCGGGGGACCGCCCCCCGATGACTCTCCGGTGGTCGCGGATCACCGTCCGGAGTGGTCCTCGTGCGTCGCGGGAGTCGGCCGCCGGAGTGCCGCCCGTGCCTGCGGATTCCACTCGGAGCACCGTTGAAAATTGCACGGTTTGCCTCCGGTAAAGGCGCGGTCGAGATGGGTGTGTCCTGGAACGAGCTAAACGCCCTGGGTGTGGCGAAAGGTGACAACAGGACACCGGTGACGGGCCTTGCGGCGGGCCGCCCGGAGGGCCCCTCGCGGCACCGGAGGGGCACGGGGCACGACGATGCGGCGCCACCCCGCGCCTCGGCGCGGAGCGCCGCGAGGTCACGGACGCCTTTAGCCGGACGGGCCATACAGCAGAAGAATCCGGTGCCCTTGTGTCCTCCGCTTTGCTCCCGGCCGGTGATACGGTGGTGTCGTCGGTTGCAGTCGTGGTTCTCGATCGTTTTGTACGAACGTCCGCGGACGATGACAGCGGGCGTTTTGGCTTTTCCGGGACGGTGCCCGGAGGGCGAGGGCGTTTCGCGGTGACCGCACCGGGCCCGCGAGGTGCGGACCCGAGTTTTGCCGCAAGGAGAAAGACATGGCCCAGCAGGGCACCGTGAAGTGGTTCAACGCCGAGAAGGGCTACGGGTTCATCGCCGTCGACGGCGACGGTCCGGATGTGTTCGTGCACTACTCGGCGATTCAGAGCTCCGGCTACCGGACCCTCGACGAGAACCAGCGCGTCGAATTCGAGGTCACGCAGGGTAACCGGGGTCCGCAGGCCGACCAGGTCCGCCCCCTGTAACACCCGAAGACGTCCCACCGGGACCCGCAACCCTCCAGGTGCGGGTCCCGGTGTGCGTCCGCCCCCGTTCGCCCCGTTCGGCCGCCCCCTTTGGCCGCCCTTCGGCGGGTGCGGGGCGGGGCACGGGGACGGGCGGGCACAATAGGGTCCATGTCCCAGCGCCCGTCCAATCTGGACCCGAAGATCGCCGCGCGCCTGAAGCGCGACCCCAACGGGCTCGTGCCCGCCATCGCCCAGCAGTACGACACCGGTGAGGTGCTCATGATGGGCTGGATGGACGACGAGGCCCTGCACCGGACCCTCACCACCGGCCGCTGCACGTACTGGTCCCGCAGCCGCCGGGAGTACTGGGTGAAGGGCGACACCTCCGGGCACCAGCAGTGGGTGAAGTCGGTGGCCCTCGACTGCGACGGCGACGTCGTCCTGGTGAAGGTCGACCAGGTGGGGGCGGCCTGCCACACGGGCGACCGGACCTGCTGGGACGCCGACGTCCTCGAGTCCGTCACCGGTGAACGTCCCGAGAACTGACGATGAATCCTCGCCGTGAGCGGGCCGCGGCCGCGCTGCTGTGCGCGGTCGGCGCCGGGCTCGTGCTGCTGGCCGGCGGCCGGGAGTGGGCCGCGGTCCGCGCCCGCGGCGCCATCACCCCGATCGGCCAGGACCTGACCGGCGGCGACCTGTCCGGCGCCGCCACCGCGCTCGGCTGGGCCGGGCTGGCGGCGCTCGCCGCGCTGTTCGCCACCCGCGGTCCCGCCCGCGCCGCCGTCGGCGCGCTGCTCGTGCTGATCGGCGGCGGCATCGGCTTCACGGCGGTCACCGCGGCCGACCGCCCCCACGTCCTGGACGTCGCGGCGGAGCGCAGCACGCTCCTGCAGCTCGGGGGCGACCCGACGGTCACCACCACGGCGTGGTGGACGGTGTCGCTGGCCGGCGGGGTGCTCCTGGCCCTGGCCGGGGCGCTGGCGTTGACCAGGGGGTCACGTTGGCCGGGCATGTCCGCCCGCTACGATCGGCCCGGCACCGGCCGTGCGTCCGCGGAGGCGTCCGGCGGGGCGGGGGCCGCGCCCGACGACCCGGCCCGCCTCTGGAAGTCGCTGGACCGGGGCGAGGACCCCACGGCGTCGTAGCGGCGGGCACCGGTCCCATGGCACGACCGCACGGGACGACGAGGAGCTTCGATGACCGGCGACGGCTCGGACCGCCGTGACGATCGTCTCCCTCCGCCCGTGCTCGGGCGGGGCATGGTGGACGAGGGCGGGGCACGGGTCCCGCCGTCCGGCGTCGAGCGGACGCCGAGGGTCGACGGGCCGAAGGGCCGACGGGGGTTGACGGACTGACATGGCGGAGGGCGGCGGGCTCATCCTGGTGGCCGAGCACGAGGCCGGCGTGGCCGAACTGGTGCGCCGCTACCTCGTCCGGGCGGGCTTCGAGGCCGAGATCGAGCCGGATCCCGCCCGCGCCCCCGCCACGGTGGCGCGGCTGCGGCCCGACGCCGTCGTCCTCGACCTGTCCGCCGACCCGGGACCGCCCGGCGACCTCTACCGCCGGGTGAGCGAGGCCGCCGGGGACGCGCCCGTGGTGTGCGTCGTGCCCGACGAGGGCTCCGCCGAGGCGGGCGCGCCGAGGGCGCAGGCGCTGGTCCGTCCCTTCGGGCCCCGGGAGCTCGTCGACGCCGTCGCGGTCGCCCTGCGCGGTCGCGGGGCCGTCGACGACGCCCACGTGCTGCGGGCGGGCGACGTCAGACTGGATCCCGAGGCCCGTTCGGTGACCGCGGGCGAACGGTCCGTGGCGCTCACCGCGACGGAGTTCGACCTGCTGCGGTTCCTGATGGGACGGCCCGGTCGGGTCTTCACGCGAGAGCAGTTGCTGGCCGCCGCGTGGGATCCGGCGGCGAGCGCGGGCAACCGCACGGTCGACGTCCACATCGCGCAGTTGCGCGCCAAGCTCGGCGACTCCAGTCCCCTTCGCACCGTGCGGGGCGTCGGCTACGCCGTCGATCCCTGACGCTCCGTAGGCTGGAGCCATGACGCACGTCGGCGTGGGCCCCGGGGGAGGCGTCGCGCGCAGGCTGGCCGGGCCGTTCCTGGTGTTGGGCGGCGTCGCGGCGGCGGTGACCCTCGTCGCCGTCGTGGACCCGCACGAGCCGGGCCACTACCCGATTTGCCCGCTGTTGTGGGCGACCGGCCTGTACTGCCCGGGCTGCGGCACCCTGCGCATGGTCAACTCCCTGGCGCACGGCCACGCCGCCGCCGCGTTCGGGCTCAACCCGCTCGCCTTCGTCCTGCTGCCCGTCTTCGGCTACCTGTGGGGACGCTGGGCGCTCCGCTCGGTGCGGGGGCGGCCGATGGCCTCGCGGTTGCTCACACCCCCGGCGGCCTATGGGTTCGTGGCCGTCGTGGTCGTCTACTGGGTGCTCCGCAATCTGCCGTTCGCGGACGTTCTCGCGCCCTGACCGGCCCCTGACCGCGTCGGACCGTTCCGGGGCAGGGCCGGGTGGCGGAGCCCCGAACCGCGGGGGCTACGATCGGTGAACGCACAATCCGCAGACTAGGGGGCGTCACCTGTGAGCGTGCTCGACGAGATCCTGGAAGGCGTTCGAGCCGATCTCGCGGAACGGCAGGGAGCGGTATCGCTCGAAGCGCTCAAGGAGAAGGCGGCCGCCGCCCCGCCGGCCCGCGACGCACTGGGCGCCCTGCGCTCGGACGGCGTGTCCGTGATCGCCGAGGTGAAGCGCAGCAGCCCGTCCAAGGGCGCGCTGGCCGCGATCGCCGACCCTGCCGCGCTGGCCCGCGACTACGAGTCCGGCGGGGCCAAGGTCATCAGCGTGCTGACCGAGCGCCGCCGTTTCGGGGGCAGCCTGGAGGACCTGGCCGCGGTCCGCGCGAACGTCGACATCGCCGTCCTGCGCAAGGACTTCATCGTCACCTCGTACCAGCTCTGGGAGGCCCGCGCCCACGGCGCGGACCTGGCCCTGCTGATCGTGGCGGCGCTCGAGCAGGACGCGCTGGTGTCCCTGGTGGAACGCGCCGAGTCGATCGGCCTGCTCCCGCTGGTCGAGGTGCACACCGAGGAGGAGGTCGCCCGGGCGCTGGACGCGGGCGCCAGGGTCATCGGGGTCAACGCCCGCGACCTGAAGACCCTCAAGGTCGACCGCAACGTGTTCGCCCGGCTGGCCCCGCTGATCCCGCGCGAGGTCGTCCGGATCGCCGAGTCCGGCGTCCGCGGCCCGCACGACCTGCTCGCGTACGCCTCGTCCGGCGCCGACGCCGTGCTGGTGGGGGAGAGCCTGGTCACCGGGCGGGACCCGAGGGCGGCCGTCGCCGATCTCGTGGCGGCGGGCGCGCACCCGGCGCTGCGCCAGGGCAAGTAGGGTTCTCCCATGGAGCCGCAGCGGGAACGATGGCGCGCCTATCCGAACGCGCACTGACCTCGGATAAGCCCTTTCGTACGGACAGGAACGATCAATGACCACCGACGCCGCGCGCGGCGCTGCCGCCGAGCCCGCGAACCTGCCCGACGCCTCCGGCCACTTCGGCCGGTTCGGCGGCCGGTTCGCGCCCGAGGCCCTGATGGCGGCGCTGGACGAGCTGACCCGCGAGTTCGCGGCCGCCATGCAGGACCCCGCCTTCACCGCCGAGCTGAACGACCTGCTGGCGAACTACGCCGGCCGGCCCAGCCTGCTGACCGAGGCCCGCCGGTTCGCCGAGCACGCGGGGGGCGCCCGGGTGCTGCTCAAGCGCGAGGACCTCAACCACACCGGCTCCCACAAGATCAACAACGTGCTGGGCCAGGCGCTGCTGACCCGCCGGATGGGCAAGCGCCGGGTGATCGCCGAGACCGGCGCCGGCCAGCACGGCGTCGCCACCGCCACCGCCGCCGCCCTGCTCGGCCTGGAGTGCACCGTCTACATGGGCGAGGTCGACACCAGGCGGCAGGCCCTCAACGTCGCCCGGATGCGGATGCTCGGCGCCGAGGTGATCCCGGTGCGGACCGGCAGCCGCACCCTCAAGGACGCCTGCAACGAGGCGTTCCGCGACTGGGTCGCCACCGTCGACCACACCCACTACTGCGTCGGCTCCACCATGGGCCCGCACCCGTTCCCGATGATGGTGCGCGACCTGCATCGGGTCATCGGCGTCGAGGCCCGCGCCCAGGCCCTGGAGCTGACCGGCCGGCTGCCGGACGCGATCGTCGCCTGCGTCGGCGGCGGCTCCAACGCCATCGGCGCCTTCCACGCGTTCATCCCCGACGAGGGGGTCCGCCTGTACGGGTTCGAGGCCGGCGGCGACGGCGTGGAGACCGGCCGGCACGCCGCCACCCTCGCGGGCGGCAGCCTCGGCGTCATCCACGGCATGCGGACGTTCCTGCTCCAGGACGACGACGGTCAGACCCTGGAGACCCACTCGGTGTCCGCCGGCCTGGACTACCCGGGCGTCGGGCCCGAGCACTCCTGGCTCTTCGAGACCGGACGCGCCACGTACCGGGCCGTCACCGACGCCGAGGCGATGGAGGCGTTCGGTCTGCTGTGCCGCACCGAGGGCATCATCCCGGCGATCGAGTCCGCGCACGCCCTGGCCGGGGCGCTGAAGGTCGGCCGCGAGCTCGGCCCCGACGCCGTCCTCCTGGTCTGCCTGTCGGGGCGCGGCGACAAGGACATGCACACCGCCGCCGAGTGGTTCGGATTCATGGACGCCGAGGAGAGTGCCCAGTGACGACGGCCATCGCGTTCGAGAAGGCGAAGGCCGAGAACCGCGCCGCCCTGGTCGGTTACCTGCCCGCCGGGTTCCCCTCCTACGAGGGCGCGGTCAAGGCCGCCACCGCCATGGTGGAGGCGGGCTGCGACGTCATCGAGATCGGCCTGCCCTACAGCGACCCGATGATGGACGGCCCCACCATCCAGGACGCCGTCCACCGGGCCCTCACCGGCGGGGTCCGCATCGCCGACGTGTTCCGCACCGTCGAGGCGGTCGCCGCCACCGGCGCGCCCACCCTCGTCATGACGTACTGGAACCCCGTCGACCGCTACGGCGTGGACGCCTTCGCCCGCGACCTGAAGTCCGCGGGCGGCTCCGGGCTCATCACCCCCGACCTCACCCCGGAGGAGGCCGGCCCCTGGCTCGCCGCCTCCGACGCGCACGGCCTCGACCGGGTGTTCCTCGTGGCGCTCACGTCCACCGAGGAGCGCATCGCCAAGATCACCGACGTCTGCCGGGGCTTCGTGTACGCCGCCTCGCTGATGGGCGTCACCGGCGCCCGCGGCGCCGTCGACACCGGCGCCCCGGACCTGGTCGAGCGCACCCGGGGGGTCATCGCCCGGCGTCCCGAGACCGCCGCCCCGCTGCCCGTCGGACTGGGCCTGGGCGTCAGCGACGGGGCGCAGGCCGCCGAGGTGGCCGGCTTCGCCGACGGCGTGATCGTCGGCTCGGCGTTCATCAAGCGGCTGCTGGACGCCCCGGACGAGGAGTCCGGCGTCCGTTCCGTCCGCGCCTTCACCGCGGAGCTGGCCGAGGGCGTACGAGGCCGGGCCGGCACCGCGTAGACGGCGTCGCCTTGGCACATGGGTGACAAACCCCCACGAGTCGTCGTCGCAGGTGCGCGACCCGGCGCGCAAGCCCCGCCGGCGGCCGAACGGCATGGCAGGATGGGGCCGCGCGCCGGCGGAGCGACTTAACGGCCCCCTTAACGAGGGCGCGCTAGGTTGCGGACGGTGAGATCCGGCCAGGCACAGGGAGACGCACGACGGTGGTCACGGACAAGGCCGAGGGCGGCCTGACGGGGATGGAACCGCTCGAACCGAGTGGCGACGCGCCCGCGGCGGCCCGCTCGACACCGTCGTGGCCGGTGGCCGCGCTCGTCCTCGCGCTGCCGGTCCTGCTCTCCTGGACGGCCTGGGCCGAGATCGGTCCGCAGCCGGTCGGCATCGCCGGCGGGCTGGCCACCGTGCTGGTGCTCGCCTGGGCCGCCCGCTCCGCGCGGGCCGACCAGCTCACCACCACCGCCGCCCGCGTCGGTCTGGCGGTCGTGCTCGGCTGGGCGGGGCTGGCCAAGGCCGCCGAGCCGCCCGCCCTGCAGGAGCTGGCGGTCGAGGCGTACCGACTGCTCCCGGACGGCATGATCACTCCGGTCGGGATCGGGCTGCCGATCCTGGAGATCGTGCTGGCGGCCCTGTTGCTGGCCGGATTCGCCACCCGGTTCACCGCCGCGCTGTCGGGGCTGCTGATGGTGGTGTTCATCATCGGGATCGCCTCGGCCTGGGCGCGCGGCCTGAAGATCGACTGCGGCTGCTTCGGCGGCGGCGGCGAGATCGCCGACCCGCCCTACCTCGGCGAGATCCTGCGGGACCTGGGCTTCCTGGCCCTGGCCGCCTGGATCACGGTCTGGCCCCCCGGCCGGTACGCACTGGACCGCAAGGTCGGACTGTACGAGGACTGATCGTCCAATTCCCCGGCCGCCGGCGGCCCGCTCCGCCCGCGCCGGGCGGTGTGCCCGCGGCCTCGAGCGCACGAAGGAGACGTCCATGAGCAAGGCCGAGCGCGAGCGCAGCGCACGCGAGCGGCTGGCCGAGGAGCGCAAGCGGGAGGCCCAGCGGGCCAAGAAGCTGCGCGCCCTCCTGGTCAGCGGCGGCGCGCTGCTGGTGATCGCCGTCGTGGTGGTCGCGGTGGTCCTGGTGCAGTCCGGCGGCGACGACGACAAGGGCGAGCCCGCGGTGGCGACCGCGCCGCTGAGCCGGCAGGCCGACGGCTCGATCGTGATGGCCAAGCCGGGTGTCACCGGCCCGGTGCTGGAGATCTTCGAGGACTTCCAGTGCCCCGCCTGCGAGA
The DNA window shown above is from Thermomonospora umbrina and carries:
- a CDS encoding DUF2752 domain-containing protein; its protein translation is MTHVGVGPGGGVARRLAGPFLVLGGVAAAVTLVAVVDPHEPGHYPICPLLWATGLYCPGCGTLRMVNSLAHGHAAAAFGLNPLAFVLLPVFGYLWGRWALRSVRGRPMASRLLTPPAAYGFVAVVVVYWVLRNLPFADVLAP
- a CDS encoding ABC transporter ATP-binding protein, which gives rise to MSVATTGLDETAAGEGAISTLRRGLRLSPEFRVGLPATLALALVATVGRVVVPIAVQQTIDKGLRTSGDPDVAFIRTTVLLAAAVVLVTALSAYLMNVRLYRSTEGGLATLRVKAFRHVHDLSMLTQSSERRGSLVSRVTGDVDQISQFMQWGGLMILVSLGQLVVASVLMAVYSWPLALLVWVSFIPLALALKRFQRLLSGAYTRVRERVADMLAAVSESVVGASVIRAYASEERTGRRIDEAVEGYRKAQTRAQGLVALTFPSSELVAALATASVVIAGTLLGIGGHLSAGELVAFLFLVTLFVGPMQVATEVLNEAQNAIAGWRRVLGVLDTEPDVADPGSAGRELPRGPIEVRFENVGFSYPGGPPVLHEVTVDIAPRSRIAVVGETGSGKTTFAKLLTRLMDPAEGRVLVDGVPLDEVRFSSLRERIVMVPQDGFLFDASLGENIRYGRPEATDEEVVLALTELGLADWLDGLARGLDTPVGQRGESMSAGERQLVALARAYLADPDLLVLDEATSAVDPATEVRIQRALDGVTRGRTAIAIAHRLSTAEAADEVIVFDRGRIVQRGRHAELVARPGVYADLHGSWIAQRRI
- the hisI gene encoding phosphoribosyl-AMP cyclohydrolase, encoding MSQRPSNLDPKIAARLKRDPNGLVPAIAQQYDTGEVLMMGWMDDEALHRTLTTGRCTYWSRSRREYWVKGDTSGHQQWVKSVALDCDGDVVLVKVDQVGAACHTGDRTCWDADVLESVTGERPEN
- a CDS encoding MauE/DoxX family redox-associated membrane protein translates to MVTDKAEGGLTGMEPLEPSGDAPAAARSTPSWPVAALVLALPVLLSWTAWAEIGPQPVGIAGGLATVLVLAWAARSARADQLTTTAARVGLAVVLGWAGLAKAAEPPALQELAVEAYRLLPDGMITPVGIGLPILEIVLAALLLAGFATRFTAALSGLLMVVFIIGIASAWARGLKIDCGCFGGGGEIADPPYLGEILRDLGFLALAAWITVWPPGRYALDRKVGLYED
- the trpA gene encoding tryptophan synthase subunit alpha, translated to MTTAIAFEKAKAENRAALVGYLPAGFPSYEGAVKAATAMVEAGCDVIEIGLPYSDPMMDGPTIQDAVHRALTGGVRIADVFRTVEAVAATGAPTLVMTYWNPVDRYGVDAFARDLKSAGGSGLITPDLTPEEAGPWLAASDAHGLDRVFLVALTSTEERIAKITDVCRGFVYAASLMGVTGARGAVDTGAPDLVERTRGVIARRPETAAPLPVGLGLGVSDGAQAAEVAGFADGVIVGSAFIKRLLDAPDEESGVRSVRAFTAELAEGVRGRAGTA
- a CDS encoding TIGR02234 family membrane protein → MNPRRERAAAALLCAVGAGLVLLAGGREWAAVRARGAITPIGQDLTGGDLSGAATALGWAGLAALAALFATRGPARAAVGALLVLIGGGIGFTAVTAADRPHVLDVAAERSTLLQLGGDPTVTTTAWWTVSLAGGVLLALAGALALTRGSRWPGMSARYDRPGTGRASAEASGGAGAAPDDPARLWKSLDRGEDPTAS
- the trpB gene encoding tryptophan synthase subunit beta, which encodes MTTDAARGAAAEPANLPDASGHFGRFGGRFAPEALMAALDELTREFAAAMQDPAFTAELNDLLANYAGRPSLLTEARRFAEHAGGARVLLKREDLNHTGSHKINNVLGQALLTRRMGKRRVIAETGAGQHGVATATAAALLGLECTVYMGEVDTRRQALNVARMRMLGAEVIPVRTGSRTLKDACNEAFRDWVATVDHTHYCVGSTMGPHPFPMMVRDLHRVIGVEARAQALELTGRLPDAIVACVGGGSNAIGAFHAFIPDEGVRLYGFEAGGDGVETGRHAATLAGGSLGVIHGMRTFLLQDDDGQTLETHSVSAGLDYPGVGPEHSWLFETGRATYRAVTDAEAMEAFGLLCRTEGIIPAIESAHALAGALKVGRELGPDAVLLVCLSGRGDKDMHTAAEWFGFMDAEESAQ
- a CDS encoding ABC transporter ATP-binding protein, encoding MRVLWVAIKAEPAVFTLSVLASALYAAMTVGSAWVLGRVTEDVMLPAFREGETTAGALTGAALAIIGVAVLKALGVAGRRFYAGLMQYRMQARYRREVTRQYLRLPLAWHHRHPTGQLLSNANADVEASWAPIAPLPMAVGVVFMLIVAAVSIVLVDVTVAVVGFLVFPAIALINVVYQRRLSPLAARAQQLRAEVSEVAHESFEGGLVIKTLGREQAETDRFAARAHDLRDANVAVGRVRGLFDPLLEALPNLGVLAVLLVGSIRLEAGALNAGDLVNVAFLFTLLAWPIRALGWVLAEVPRSVVGWNRVRAVLDAEGSLPFGEHALDGDGPAGLQVREVRFAYEDADGEAARVLHDVSFAAEPGRTVAVVGPTGSGKSTLTNLLVRLVDPAEGRVLLDGVDARDARRGSVAATAALVPQQTFLFDDTVRGNVTLGADIPDERVWQALRLAQADGFVAALSDGLDTRVGERGATLSGGQRQRLALARAVVRRPRLLVLDDATSSVDPQVEARILEGLRVAQDGGAGSTVVVVAYRKATIAVADEVVYIEHGRVLDRGPHADLLDRSEGYRNLVNAYERAEAEREAVEGEEVSA
- the trpC gene encoding indole-3-glycerol phosphate synthase TrpC — translated: MSVLDEILEGVRADLAERQGAVSLEALKEKAAAAPPARDALGALRSDGVSVIAEVKRSSPSKGALAAIADPAALARDYESGGAKVISVLTERRRFGGSLEDLAAVRANVDIAVLRKDFIVTSYQLWEARAHGADLALLIVAALEQDALVSLVERAESIGLLPLVEVHTEEEVARALDAGARVIGVNARDLKTLKVDRNVFARLAPLIPREVVRIAESGVRGPHDLLAYASSGADAVLVGESLVTGRDPRAAVADLVAAGAHPALRQGK
- a CDS encoding cold-shock protein, with the translated sequence MAQQGTVKWFNAEKGYGFIAVDGDGPDVFVHYSAIQSSGYRTLDENQRVEFEVTQGNRGPQADQVRPL
- a CDS encoding response regulator transcription factor, encoding MAEGGGLILVAEHEAGVAELVRRYLVRAGFEAEIEPDPARAPATVARLRPDAVVLDLSADPGPPGDLYRRVSEAAGDAPVVCVVPDEGSAEAGAPRAQALVRPFGPRELVDAVAVALRGRGAVDDAHVLRAGDVRLDPEARSVTAGERSVALTATEFDLLRFLMGRPGRVFTREQLLAAAWDPAASAGNRTVDVHIAQLRAKLGDSSPLRTVRGVGYAVDP